Part of the Vicia villosa cultivar HV-30 ecotype Madison, WI unplaced genomic scaffold, Vvil1.0 ctg.000113F_1_1, whole genome shotgun sequence genome is shown below.
cctcgttcctcagacttctgttctttcacgttctttctttcttcccaattccaattattttatgaaaagaataataatattagtaaagggccttcctatatcacacccccccttttactatttctcacatggcccaaatgccataaaccattatttatttattattttcacaaaatccttaataattctaattattaattcaatattcttgattaaattaatattaaaattatacgggcgttacaactccaacctctttttacaagggtcctaggagaagatcaaatcttaccaatgaagaagtgttgcaaaagttgcaggaattgcaagcacaagtctctgaattgcaaagagataaagatatgtatatgagagaaaagtgcaacacttcatcggtgaaagaaactagtgataaggctagtatcaactgtcaaaggaaatttcccgaggtaattataaatttttttccttacaaattgttctattttattaatgataatgactttatatttactattgttttagggcatttcatcttgccaactatacttatcgtcaccgaattatcgactagttggcaagggaaaagtgcacaacactttgggagattaacttcaccatagaccgctcccggatggacacctgaaagtatcggtggatgttgtattagatcatgatgcgatgctaccagtacctgacatggtctcagagacgacattgctgcgagatgcaataggatcatttgttgcatggccctcggagctcattaccattagtgatgaggtatattgaaaatgattatgaatcatttagttttcgaatgtcaattctaaaccgtttattaattattttttacattttaattttagactgctcctataaaacccgcaattaagggtaacgggattttacaggaggaggagtctgttgcatcactaaaagaggtacatttaaagtgttaatatataatctgaatctaaatctgcatgattttatattttacctaacttatatgatttttaggcatccgctcgggagtcacaacaagtgacgcagcaagttcgtagcgtaccacccactggtcctccgaagatagcggcaaaaaaaggcggtgcttttgtgcctcgataccggacgacgctcgcaacaatggttgatatgtacgatttgaaggatggtgctttacgtgaaatcaatatggatgaaagtgtcttcggtattgaattcatgtcacatattgcaattgatgacttggaagagatttttacgcatgaacaactaggcgtcggtaatatgcactcatacatccggtaatattcactcatccgatatattatttaattagtcccacaatataatttatttacacatttcaatgaaaataatctaatgtttattatgtttttatttaaggttgttgtatgacagagtgttgcgcgggactgtattgtctaacagattccgtttcgtgtcttccgcccattgcagcggaatggcaattgattcggaaccggaatcagttagacagctcttagtcgatagattcatgtccactggcaattcagaaagtctgcatctttgggcgtataatacccgaccagtagggttagttctcattcttggttcatctaatctctgtttcttttgtgtatagcaaaattttcatataacctattgttttaatttatagagcacactggttgttgcttgctatcaaccctataagagaagtcgtgtattatctgaattcggtaaatggtgactggaccaattatccggctatgaaggaaatcgttgatttgtaagtgggatcgttctaaatattcgtgtatatttatatatttacttatttgtgggattgacctaaatatatgcttttatatatttgttaattagatcaatacaagtgttccgaagtcaacgggacgcacaggtatcccggactaaatcaaacaacattacttggatcaaagtgcaggtacattatttttcacaattttgcttataatatttatgctacttgataaaacaagacaactataaaatcttatttgtttttctatgtagtgtccgcaacagcgaaacagttcagattgcggatactttgttttgaggtttatgaaagaaatccttcaggcgaatcaattagagattccgctcacggtatgaatttataacttaagataatttcatataatttattacatttaactaaatatatcattcatattatgtttttgttttgtagtaccttgacgaattccgtgctgctgggtacccgagacttaagttggaagaaatcaaagaggatttgtgtcacttttatattaagcaatttttcatgtaggatttgtgtcgatttgaactataatattattgatattgtaatgatgtatatatataattttggatattataatggtattatattagtatatatatattgtcttactgatggctgaaattatatcgtcgaaaatatattacaggtcgaaaatattacaggttgaaaacatattacaggtcgaaaatattacaggtcgactgagaggattaaattacaggctgcacattaaaatacctcatttagcatcgacagcgcttttaaaaaacgctcttaaaggtccacctacaaaagcgcttcttagtaaaagcgctgccaaagaataataaaaaagcataaaaaattaaaaaaaaaatgcaacatacgaagcgcttttggaaaagcgctcttataggggggctaccagagcgctttttccaggaaagcgctcttataggggggcctaccagagcgctttttccagaaaagcgctcttatagggggggcctacaagagcgctttttccagaaaagcgctcttataggggggcctaccagagcgctttctgaagcgcttttgttacctacgccagcgctggctttcacagcacttttaaagcccataaaaagcgcttttaaagccccagcGTGTTGTAGTGAGGAACCGTCAGAAATAGTTATTTTGAAATGCCTATTTAAGCAGAAGAATAGAATCATTTTAGGGGTCCGCAATTTTATACTTTATGACAAACTCAATCTCTACACTGAAAATGAGAAACGAGTGCAGTCTGAAAATGTATGTTTGTGTACCAATTTACTTTTAATGCAATCATTTACATCCTTTTTATTAATACCATTTTGTTTCTTGTTTTCCTTCCACGCTTCATCTTCTTTTATTTTGCATTTGTTTCAGTTAAAGTCTTTCACttgttttcctttttctttacATTTATTGTTGTTGGTCTTTATCGCATTCAATTGAATTCCATCCTCGCATTTACTACTTTCAAAAGTCATTTACTTTCCACTTCTTTGTCATTCATTAAAACTTCCACATTAGGCGAAAATATACAACAAATCACAAATTAGCACCATTgtctggaatattctagttgattccgcaaagtaacctttaaaaaggaaactagcgattaTTTACCATTTTtcagggtaaacaaattggcatgcCCAGTGGGACACGTTAGGGCTAAATATTATCATCTGTTTTAATCAAATCGAAAGTATGTATGAGATTAAGAAGTGGTAGGCAATTGAGTGAAATGTCGAATAACAACACTTCAAATAATGTCGCTCCACCTAGAAACAATATAGATGTGGTTCCAACTGGAACGTTACCATAAAATACGGTGTTTATGTCGCCAACACGAAATTCTAATAATACTGGGACAGTGGCAGCCACTGTATCGTCGCCAATATGTTCGCCATTCCAGTTGGCGAGACCATTATTTCAAGGAGGAATTCCTCCACCTGGATTTTCCCAATATGGAATGCCTACATCAATGATGATGGGATTACATACTAATCATGCTACTTATTCTGAAAACATGATGGCTACAGGTACTTCTTATAATCCAGGAGGGCGAACCCCAGGAGTAGGGTATTTGCCACCACCGTCACCGATGTTAAATACGTCCTCCATGATTTCACTTAGACAACAGATGGATGAGAGTAATCATGATATGGTTAATGCTTTGATTCAACAAATTGGGACTATATtcactcccatgataaataacacaaacCATAGTTATGAAATGTTAGCCAATCAAATGTCTagaatagcagatttctttgggACACCACTGGTTCAACCTAGGCATACGTCCCAAGTGTCGAACGTGAGGGTAGTCAAAACACCAGAAAATGGGGTTGATTTAGGTACTCAACATCAAGCTACAGAGCGAGACGATGAAGAACATTTGGAACAAAATATACCCAGGGTAGTACAAAGAAATCAAGATGCGGAGCAAGTTTTAAGAAATGTTCAGCAAAATAATTTTATGGGTCATAATAACATTTCAAATGTACTAGAACAAATCTTAGTCCAAAATGGTATAAATGTGGGTTTGCATAGACCCAACTTTGTATCTCCTCTGTCGGAGTATATTAGACAAACTGAGTTACATAGAGgttggaaagtcccaaaatttaCAAAGTTTGCTGGCGAGACTGGCGAATCTACAGTCGAACACGTTGCTAGTTTCGAGACGGAAGCGGGAGATCTTGCTAATAatgataatttaaaattaaaatactttcCTAGTTCTTTAACGAAGAATGCTTTCACTTGGTTCACCACTTTGCCACCTCAATCAGTGTTTTCGTGGAACCAATTAGAAAGACTGTTTCATGAacagttttatatgggacagtctaagattagtttgaaagagtTAGCAGGTGTAAGACAAAAGACGTCTGAGTCGATAGATGATTATTTAAATCGATTTAGATTATTAAAggctagatgttttacacaagtcccagagcatgagttagtcgaaatggctgctggTGGTTTAGACTATTCTGTTAGGAAAAAGTTAGACACTCAATACTTGAGAGATATGGCGCAGTTAGCTGATAGGGTTCGCCAGGTAGATAAGATcaaataaatatcataagaaagaaacgTGGCATATGTTGCAACAGATGAGTTAGACTCAGATAGTAGTTATGACGAAAACGAGGTTAACGTGGCTGAGTTAAAACCAGGACCTCCGTATGTTTGTAAATTACTCAAGCCTTCGAATGGAAAAAATCCTGTAGAAGAAAACCAAAATGAAAAGTTCACAAATAAAACTTATacttttgatataacaaaatgtgatgagatatttgatttgttagttGCTGATGGACAAATCATTATGCCTCCAGGATTAAAAAATCCTCCTTTAgaacaaaagaagaaaagaggattttgtaaatttcataattttttgggccataaaacaTCTCAATGTGTGCTTTTCATGGATTTGGTGCAGAAGGCTTTGAAGGAAGGTAGACTGCAATTTGGTGGGAAGCCAAAATCATCAATGCAAGTGGATGAAAATCCAATGATGATTGGAGAAGATAACTGCACTGAAGTTGCTGATATCATGATGGTCGAAACTACTGAGCATTTTGATGAAGGAAAGAATGTGGCTACTGATGGCCAGATATTGAGCATGGCTTACCCTAAGCCAGCCGAAAGTTTGCTGAGGTTTTTGGAAAGATGTCACAAAAACAATGCATAAGTTGGATTTTGCCCAAGATGTGACGCTGTGTATGATGTCGATGCTGCGAAGAAAATTAGGTTTGATCCTAGACGAGGCCAAAAAAGTCAATTTTGGTTTGCAGGAGAGAGGAGTATGACTCGTAGGACTGAAGTTTACAGGAAGAAATTCGAAAAGCCAAGAACTTTTCTTCCCCCATCTGACGTTCCCCAAGATAAATGGGT
Proteins encoded:
- the LOC131624260 gene encoding uncharacterized protein LOC131624260, encoding MHSYIRLLYDRVLRGTVLSNRFRFVSSAHCSGMAIDSEPESVRQLLVDRFMSTGNSESLHLWAYNTRPVGAHWLLLAINPIREVVYYLNSVNGDWTNYPAMKEIVDLSIQVFRSQRDAQVSRTKSNNITWIKVQCPQQRNSSDCGYFVLRFMKEILQANQLEIPLTYLDEFRAAGYPRLKLEEIKEDLCHFYIKQFFM